The region GAATCATACATCGGGTATCTGAAGTAAAAATTACAGCAAATGCCAGCACATCGAGATATTTCAATCTTACTATTCAAGAAACAAGTTAAGAGACATGCGTTGTTTCGTTCAACCCAGACAAACATgagtttaaagaaaaagaacgatCAAAGTATCCAGTTCAGTTTACAAACATCGAGTCtacagaaacaaagaaaaacgaaGAGAATCGAgtacaaaatgaacaagttttcAAGACCTTCTTCTGCCAAAACTTTGCCATTCCCGTGGGAAAAAGTGACAGACTTGTCAGAAACATGTACCAAGAGGGAAATCCAAGACACCAAAGTGATTGGTGACCTCCTCAAGGCAAAGGTGTCCCGAAATCTGAAATGGGAACGGTCTATTCACGCAATCTGAAGAAGCACCTTACAGTACTCAAATATGATGTCAATCAAATTTCATTGTTCCCATGGTTAACATTATTAATATTTCATGAGTTCGAATTCAGTGCATTAATTAACACACACTGCAAACAAACATGCTGAACAAAATTTATTTGCTGAATTCCTTGTCGAGGAAAGGTGGAAGTTCATGTACAGTACAGTCTGTATGTAAGGCTTATTGGACTATTGATATCAAACGAAAACAGGCATTTTGCAAATTCTTCCATAGTTGCAAGTCATACgtattttattccttgtttgtTCACTGGCAATATTGACAGACCCCATCCTTAGGCCAGACAAGTGAAGAAACCATTGTTTGTCAACTTATACCTTAAAGTCTTGCGGCTGCATTCTGAACTCtctattatttattcattcatttattttcaaTCTTAACTGCTTgtaaatttcatttctttttaatacttttatcaaataattattgtaaagcgcatcTGATCATGTTCAGCATGAAAAATGCACTATATAAGTtccaattatttattattattattaatattttataagACAGAATATTCCAGTCAGCACCAAACAAAGGAGTCACATGGCCTTTCATTCCTCCTCCACTGCACTTTGGAGACATTCATGAGACCATGATCAAAGCAGCAAAATGGGTGGTAAAGGCTCTCTTGGGCAATGTAGATGTGACAGATGAAGAATTGATAACAGCATTCACAGGTGCCGAAGTGCTATTAAATTCAAGACCTCTCACATACCAATCAGGACATGGGGATGTGCGTCTTCTGAAGGAGAGTTTTAACGTCCTCAATTCCTTATAAATCGCCGAATATCACAAATACTTGGCTACAAAAGAAAAGTACCGAGGTCAACGTGTAGTCAGCTAATGACCAGGGGTAAAAAACACAAGAGAGGGGCCCATGGCTCAACTGAAGAAGACCCGAACACTTCTAACTTGCCAATATGGCGGCCTCAGAAGACAAGCAGGATCATCAAGAGCTAACAACTGAAGAACCAGCAATCATTGAGATCGAAAGCACCGCCACTGAAACAAGCCTAGAGGAACTCAAAGAAATGTTGGTGGACATCCAAATCAACAtcgcaaatattttttgagaaaacaaaagcattAGGAATGAGATGTCCGAGCTCGAAATCACTCACCTTAAAACCTCACTTACGAAGATTACAAAACAATGTTCTGATGCAGAATACGAACTAGCAGCAGCGAAGAAACGCTTCAACGAACAGCAAGACGAAATATATGAACTATATGAGCTACAGGACCGACTGGAACAATATACATGTACGAGGAAAAATTCTCTTGAAATACATGGTGTGCCAGAGAGCGCATACAGCACGACAGAGGAGGTAGTTTTGAAGTTGGCAGAAGCGCTCGAAGTTCCGATTACTCCTGAGGATGTTGAAATATCTCACAAACTGAAACGAAAAGGAAACAAACCAATAATCGTTAAATTCGCCAACCATAAAATCAAGAGCAACATCTATAAATCAAGAACCAAATTAAAAAACATCAAAGTATCCAATCTATTTCCTGGCGCCAATGCTGCTACTCGTGCTGCGGGAGACCGTATCTTCCTACATGAAAATCTCACATCCTACAGAAAGAAAATAGTAAACCGTGCTAACGAAATGAGAAGGGATGCGGTTCTGCTAAGTGTTTGGACTCTAGATGGCAAAGTTTACGTGAAGACTTCACCAGAAGGTAGACCGATTAAAATAAACGACCTGGAAGATCTAGAAAGcttataacaaaaacaaaatcccCAATTATGATAATATGCGTGTTAAATGAGGACGGAAACTGAACAGGAGCATGAGGCTGGAACACTCTCAAAACGTTTATGGTTTGTTTGTTGTGTATAGGTATGTGTGTATAGAgcgtttttcaattgagtgtcgaaagtaattagataattactttggtttataattacttcactcagtgattggttcaaagttctcgcgccattttttcaaccaatcagaagtgaaaccaaaaccaatcgcggctcgcgcgtgcacattttcccgcgctttgtgtcggctacgtgtaattacttcgagttttgattggtttactggattgtctccgtcctttttgattggccaaagtaattactttggttttggttttacgacactcaattgaaaatcgctctagaTGTCATTATTACCAATTCCACTATTGCCTATTGCCTTCGGTCCTACTTGGTTCTCCACCGACTCTTATACATGTTCATCAACTATTTTGTCTTACCAAAATGGCCAAGCATACTACATAGGCTTTTGTTCTTATCAttgcatttttttctcaaagtaACAAGGCCAGTTTTGGTTATCATTTGCTATGTAGCAAAATTTACGTCAACAAACCTTGCGTGATTATTTTATGTCGCATAAGTTAAAACTGTTTTCCATAAATGTGCGAGGATTACGTAATGTTAGCAAACGAGGAGCAATGTTCTCATACTTAAAAATGCAAAAAGCTACAATCTATTGTTTGCAAGAAACGTACTCATCACCTGAAGATGAAAAGTGCGGTCTGCAGAATGGGGCGGCAAAATAAGCTATTCGCACGGAACCACACACTCAAGAGGGGTTTGTACTCTTCTAAACCCAATTCACCTTTCAAATTAAGCAGCATTCAAGTAGATACTGAGGGAAGATTTGTAATTGCAAAACTTATAAtagaagagaaatatttttgcaTTGCAAACACCTATGGCCCAAATAACTGTCACGATCAAGATGACTTCTTAAAAGCATTAAGCCAACAACTTGTGTCAAAAACCGATACATCAAAAGTCATCATATCCGGTGACTGGAACATCACTCTTAATCGAATTGATAAACTCGGCGGTCTTCCTTGGAAGGCTACAAGCAGTAGAAATACACTCATAGATCTTATGAAGGAACTAAATCTTACTGATATCTATCGTGAATTACATCCAAAGTCTAAATCCTTCACTTACGTATCGAAATCGTTGAACCTAAAATCGAGGATTGACTACTTTCTTACTTCGCACTCGCTTTCCTGTGATGTTAAACAAGCGGAAATTCGTATTTTGATAGCGCCCGACCATAACGCGATCTTTTTAAGTATTGACGTTAAAAATGACTTCAATAGAGGTCCTGGTTCATGGAAATTCAATAACACCCTATTGGAAGACAATAACTATAAAGAATTAATCACATTTTATTATCCACAATTATTAAGAAAATACTCCGAAGTTACAGATAATCAGCTTTTATGGGAACTAATCAAGATGGAATTACGCTCAAAAACTATAGGATATTCTAAAGAGAAAAGATGTAAACTAAGAAACAAGGAAGAGGTCCTTCAGAAAAAGTTACAAGAACTTGACTCTAAAATTTGCAATGGAGATTATTTCGACCAGGATATCCTAGAAAAATTCGAGGCCGCCAAAGAAGAACTAAAACAGTTCCATGAAGTAAGAGGTAAAGAGGCCATGTTCAGTTCAAAGATGAAATGGGTAGAACAAGGAGAAAAGCCAACCAAATATTTCTATAATctcaaaaaaacaaattgtgaGAAAAAACTGATCCGCGAGGTGAAACTAGAGAATGAAAAGATAATCTCGAATCCCTCTCAggtcaacaaaaaaattgaagctttttacaGGAAAATGTACACCGCCAAAATAAATGACAATATGGACAACCATGCATATGAGCATAAATTTAGGGACTTTATTGAAGATCTCGATATTCCTCAACTCAGCGAGGAAGAACAAAGCTTCCTAGAAAAAGACCTGACTATCAACGAATTGAAAGAAGCATTAACTTCCTTTGCTGACAATAAATCCCCAGGGGAGGACGGTTTTACAAAGGAattttatcaaacttttttcGATCTTCTCTGCAAGGACCTTCTTAATTCTCATAATGAGGCTTTCTGCAAAGGTTCATTATCTGTGTCTCAGAAACGAGGAACAATAACACTGATCCCGAAAGGCGATGAGAACTTGACGGAATTGAAGAACTGGCGCCCTATATCTCTACTCAATATTGACTATAAAATCTTATCCAAGGTACTGGCGAGGAGAATGGAAAAAGTCCTACCTAAATTGGTTCACTCTGATCAAACTGGGTTTGTTAATGGGAGATATATAGGACAAAATATCAGACTCCTGAATGATATAATGAAATATACAGACATTAAAAAACTGCcaggaattttctttttgttgacttcgaaaaggcattcgacacaATAGAATAGAGTTTTATATCAAATACCCTAGAAGTGTTCAAATTTGGCTGCAACTTCCAATGGTTTTCTGTGATTTACAATAATATACAAAGCTCTGTTATTAATGGTGGCCGTATGAccaattattttgaaataacaAGAGGTGTGCGACAAGGGCGTCCACTTAGCCCTTCACTCTTTATTCTTACTGTGGAACTGCTAGCTTTGAAGATCCGTCAGAGTCAGAACTGCAGAGGTATACGTCTACCAAATGATAAAGAAGCGAGAATTTCGCAGTTTGCGGACGATACAACTATCATAACAAATAATACAGACTCCCTCAGATCACACCTCCAAACTATAGAAGAATTTGGGGCCACCTCAGGGTTAAAATTAAATAGAAAGAAGACCAAAGCAATGTGGTTAGGTTCCATGAAACACAATACTTCTAAGATACTAGAATTCAAAAGTACGAGAGAGCCAGTTAAAGTTTTGGGGATCGTTCTAGGCTATAATCAAGATAAGATCATTGAAGAGAATTTCCTCAGCAGAATTAGGAAAATGAAAACCAGATTGAATTTATGGCTTTCTAGAGATCTTACGCTCTATGGCAAATATTTACTGGCTAAAACGTTAGGTGTATCCCAGTTAGTTTATGCAGCATCTTTGCTTTCAGTTCCAAATGCAGTTATCAAAATTATCCAAACAGAACTCTTCTCTTTcctatggaaaaacaaaaaagataaaataaagagaGCAGTTATATATCAGCCTCTGGCTGAAGAGGGACTAAATTTTATCAATTTTGCCAAAATGGTGAAATCTTTACGCTTAGCATGGTTAAGTAGGTTACTAGGAGATAACGATGACTTATGGAAAGTGATCCCGAATTACTATTTATCAGAATACGGCGGCCTCCAGTTTCTTCTCAAATGTAACTATAATGCTGAATCCATAAACAAATGTTTACCTAATTTCTATCGAGAACTGCTCCAATATTTCCaagaatttaaaaacaaaaccaatattTTTCCCTACGGCGAATTCTTACTGTGGAACAACAAGGCTATAACCATTGAAAATTCTTCCGTTTTTTGGAGATCCTggttcaaatggaaaattatttatgTACAAGAAGTCCTAAATGCCAAAGGGAATTTTTTAACACTTGAAGAAttccaaaacaaattttctttactaCCTGCAACTAATTGCTGCTATTCCATCGGACTTAAAAAAGAAGGCTGCCACAATTGAAATACCCTCTCAAGAAGGGTTAAACACAGCTAAACTGTCTTCTTCAGCGATTGCTACTCCAGATTTAAGTGAAATGCGTTGCAAAAACTACTATAAAATTCTCAGTGGAAACGGCATCACCGAGCCGACTGgtattaaaaactggaaaaacaatTTCCCTGATTATTTCACAGATTGGGAAAAAAAGTTTTCGTTTATATATAAATCCACAAACGATAATAAATTAAGACAATTCTCGTTCAGGTTACTGCACAGGATAACAACGACCAAAAAGGAGCTCTTCAAATTCAGACTAGTTGAGGACGAAGCATGCACTCTTTGTCTCCTACCAGACTCAATAGAACATACTTTTTTAGACTGTACTGTAACAACAGCCTTTTACTCAAAGGCCATATCATGGTTCAACCATGAAAATGACACCCACATTACACTTTCAAGTAAGCAAGTAACCTTTAATGACATCCCCCGTTTAACCCATCCAACCGATTACCCAAGACGCAGACTACACCTTTTCGTCATTATTCTAAAACAATACATTTACGCCTGTAAGTGTTTGGACAAGAAACCTAACATGCaggaatttcaaagaaaagttATACTACAATGGCAAATAGAGAAATGCGCTCTTCCCTAAAAAGGTGGATTTCCGCTGTCGCATGGTTTTTGCGTGGGTGCGGGCGTGGACTTTGGCTGGCTTTGCGTGTGTGGATGATATGGGGGCGGTGTGTAAGGGGCCACGCGTGGACGTGGAGGTTGAACCTCGCTCGACTTTTGCGTTTGGGCGCGGCTTTTTGCGCGTCGTCTCTGTTTTATTTGTGCGCGTGGGGCTGGTTGGGGTTTGTGTCCATGCGCGCGTGGGGGTTGCGCGGCGGTGGAGATCCGCCTTAAGTCACAGATTTTCTCGCAAAGCTTTTTCCCTGATTTAACTAGCCAATTAAAACAGACACACTAAAGCAAAGCCCAAGatcttatcttttttttaccagcagTGTCTCTAAATCTGCCTTGAACTGTTGGAAGAAAGTAACTAaggtgtggttttttttttgtttttttttttttggtaagtcATGTAATTCTAAGTAGGCAAGTAGGTTCAATTAGTGAATTGTGCTTTGTATTGTAATGTAAGTGATGTTTTGTTTAGCATTGTAATATAAGTAATctaattatttttgtaaatattgtaagtagtgtaaataTTAGTATTGTTAGTAGAGTAAGTAGAagaattgtattgtaagtaatgtaagtagtgtaagtatTAGAATTGTAAGTGGCGTAAGTAGGAAGTATTACAAGTAGTGTAATTGACTGCAAGAATATTCTTAGTAGTGTAAGTCGCACTTAATTAATGTTAATGCTGTCAGTAatgctagtattgtaagtattgtGTGtaactcaattaaaaaaaaaacgtatggCAATTACACTTATTTAACAGAAGCCAAAGTTACATGCAAGGATGATAGTCCATGACAGCTACAGTATGTGTCCCATTAAGTGAGATATGTGatcaactacatgtacagtgtatcatCTCATACCAGTATCTGTAATAGTGAAGTAATGACTGATGAAATGGAAAGACCATGTCTCAATAACCTCGTTAATAAATTAAGGTATACTGAAAACTACCATACTGTTTTACTACAATGAACattgttcttataaaaaagacaggtattaattataatttatgtaatCATAATAAACTTCCACACAATTTTCAAGTCATGTAACCTTGCTTTTTATGGAAAATGTTTATGATCAAAACCTTATTTGACTGGTGAACTCCCTTTTGTCAAGGGAATGAAACTGGGATGTTAAACTGACAACCCAG is a window of Montipora capricornis isolate CH-2021 chromosome 13, ASM3666992v2, whole genome shotgun sequence DNA encoding:
- the LOC138028697 gene encoding uncharacterized protein, translated to MSELEITHLKTSLTKITKQCSDAEYELAAAKKRFNEQQDEIYELYELQDRLEQYTCTRKNSLEIHGVPESAYSTTEEVVLKLAEALEVPITPEDVEISHKLKRKGNKPIIVKFANHKIKSNIYKSRTKLKNIKVSNLFPGANAATRAAGDRIFLHENLTSYRKKIVNRANEMRRDAVLLSVWTLDGKVYVKTSPEGRPIKINDLEDLESL